The Salminus brasiliensis chromosome 22, fSalBra1.hap2, whole genome shotgun sequence genomic interval aagcagtcagtcagtcaggaaCCCAATCCTTTGTCAACAAGCAGTTTAACACTAAAAAAGCCCTTCACTACTGAAGAACAGCCTTGGTGGTCGGTCTGACTGCTTGaggtctgcatgtctatctgctgaATAAACAGGTCATTGGAAATGACAGAAAGTCAGATATGGAATCATTCATTTATCTAATAAAATAATCTTAGCAAACCACACACGAAGCAGCTGACACACCACTAGACACCTTACCGTCAACACAATTGACTTTGACTTTTAGCTGAACAGCCCAAACATACTGCCATGCGTCATCTGTCACAACTAGCCTGAGGTTTATTAATTTggaattttatttcttttttgcacGTCAGGAGCTTTCTTGTGAATCGCACAAAGTTCTGTTGCTCATTTTAAAGCAAGCTTTCTTGGCAAAATCGAGTCACCGATGTCTCCAACAATAGCAGCTGTCTTGAGTGTGATGTTCCATCACCTCGTTCAGAGCCTCGCCAAGGCGCTACAACATGGCGAAAACCACATTTTCATGGTCCTGCCTCATTCTGGTCTTATTCTGATTATGCTGGTTTACTCTGATGAAGCTGTAAATCTGAACCTATTGGTCAGTTTTTACCTCAGGGATTTTCTAAGGAAAACCAGGCCTGGCTGTGCTGCTGAGGTATCAGCAGATGCGCTTGaatagcagaaaaaaaaaaaaaagaaaaaaaaaagagccaccTTTAATATAAATGGTCAAAATGACCGCTATTGGTCTGCCCCACCAGAAATACTCATTTTCCTTGCCTTGCTTGCCAATAATCAGACTAACAAATTCACTGATATACAGAGAAGTAagaaaatgaaaacagaaatatttaaatattacgTTTAGTAATGCTTTCCTATGAATAGTTCACGGGCAAAGATTCATTCAGATCCCGCTGTTCTGATTACATACAAAGTAAACTTCTCCTTTACTCAGACTTCACGCATATGACAGTACAATTTAATTAACAATGTACTTAAAAAATATCGCAATATAATCCTATTGCTTGCAGGATTGTAATATACTGAATCGTATCACGAGGTTCTTttcaatacacagccctaacaATACGGTGAAATCAGTCGACAGGAGAATGGGGTTGTTTATTCAGTAAAAATGAGCATCTTGGCCTTCTAGTGCTGAATGACTGCAGTGTGTAACTACTTTTAAAGTGGAACTTCCATCAATCTGAGTCTCACATCTAAAAATACATACATGGTTATGCAGAGTTATAAGCCAAGAGgcaaaaacagcttttttcTAGGTTTCTAGTAGATCTCTTAGGTCAGAAAAGGCTCTTGGCAATTCTGATTCTATCTGTTTCTACTTTCaggtgatatttcagtttcctAGCCCGTATGCTCTCTGCTGAGTCAATAAAGTcagagaataaataaaaaagcatgcTACAGGCAAGCTGTGTGGAGCAGaaagaaacttcaaacagcaccAGCGGCCAATTCTTTATAGCCAGACTGGGCAAAACCCTGATGTGCTTCATAAAAGTTTAATACACTTTTTTTTGTGGCATACTGCACCAACTCACCATGTGTAACTTTGACGAAACAGTGTTAACTGCTGTGACTATGTTCTCAACAACTTCATCCGTCGTCATTCCTGTGTGCGCTACACGTACCATGCTAGCAAAACAAAAGGCAATCGGTTAATAAGGAccagcaacaccacaacacgGAAAAGGTTTCTGTAAATGCTGATGTATCAAAGAATGTAGAGACAAGCTGCCAATGGAGTAAGAGGCTCGTCTGGACAAACTCTTGAGTTCCTCTGGCACCTTATTAACCCTTCTCCGACACGGAAGCAGCTGGAAAGAGTTTGCAGAGGTGCCCTTTGCTAATCGGAGACAGGAGAAAAGGTTGGATTTACCAGCAGGAGCCTTTCTTTGTGACTTTGAGGGTGGTGCCCTGAATTAGGCGCTCCATATCTCTGACCATGTGTTTGCTCTCCAGATCTACGGACAGCGGAACcctgagacagaaagagaaacaggtcaagaagagagagagacaacatGGAATTATCTGGCTAATAGTAGGTCAGCTTAACGGCTTAATGGTGAAACTTCTGGACAACTAATTTCACAATGCAAAAACTTGACTTTGGGGTTTCATGAAACAGCAGCAAATGCAGATGTACCACAGGACAACGCAATCAAACAAATTTAAATTGATTGATCAAATCAGCACATCAAACAACAAAAGCTGAAATAGTGCGGCCTATTCACTGCCAACCAATTAACTAGTCAGATACAATCAGGGATGGCAAAAGTCCAGAGTAATCAGACATTACCAGTGAAATTAAAAGTCCAGAATATCAGCGAATTACAATGTTTATGTTCAGTGGTTTCACTGctaacagaacaaaaagaatTTAGCAATTTCTTTAATGAAATTATATGAAACTATAACAGCAAATAAATGTTACTTCTGTTAACAGGCAGTGCTGGGAATGTCGTCTGACATGAGTAATGCAGAACCAAGTTTCACAAGCGCGAGTTCTACATGAGAACCTTAAACTACAAACTGCTATCAAGTAAGGTTTGAAGTTGTATGCTGCTGTAGGAACTGTAGTGGATTTAGGAGTATTGCTATAGTAACAAATAGAGATGGAAAGACCAATCGGCTGTGTATCACCCTATCGCATAATTGTAGTCTGTATTTCGCAAGTTGCTGTGTTGCGCGAGGCTCCTCAGTTGAAGAACCCAGCAGTTCCTCACTCAACCGCTAGACGCCAATACGCAAGACCTCTCTCACGGCTGAAGAAGCACATTAACTGGAAAACATTcattatatgtgtaaaaacaacTCTGCCTCGTGGGAAAGCAGTACTAACAGTACGAAGGAGTACTTTACTCTGTACAGTGAGTTTCAGAACACGGCAGAGCTGAACACCGTTAAGAACTCTCTTGAGCTCCACAGCCCATTTCTGCACGGAAATTCACGGACCCTCACAGTGAATGCACAAGGAGTTTGGCAAATTTTCAAATGTGGTTAATTTCACACAGTAAAGTACATTTGATCTTGAGACAATTCAGGAACACTACAGAAGACCTGCATGATGAAGCATTTCCACGTttgcctggaaaggttaatATGGCAACCAGCCCTGCCCTCGATTAGCAGAGAAAGATGATCAGAGACCTGAGTCAGCCCCAAAAACACTAAGCAGTTTATTTCTAGCAGTGATGGTTTTGTTGTTTCTCAACCATTCCTCCCCTTTTGTTGCCTTGCGTAGAGAGAATGGCTCACATCAGGGCTCTGTTTGCAGTGAAAAGACTGAACATAAACACTGGATTTCACTGATATTCTGGACTTTTAACATCTTATTTCAACTCAACTTAAGAGAATCAGACGAGGGCGATGCATCAGTGTTGGACAGTTGTagggtgtgtgtaaatataatggTGCACCCAAAATTAGTACAGACTGGCACACACCAATATGAATATGGTTGGATTTGTGAAATGTTCCAAAACTACCAACAGATGCAATTCACGACAAATCCTTGCTACCTATCTAGTGGTATCATTATCAATGGGTTGCAGTTCACCTCGAGACTTGGTTTTGAACTACTGTGGGCAACTCAAGTTCAGAAATGATGGGTTTCACCATGTAAAGCAAACCTTAGGCCAATAACAGGACAAGAAAGATTTAACCCTCCCCGCAGGGATATCTAGAACAAATAATCTTACGGTCTTAGTACAAGTGAATCAGTTTACGCAGGAACTTTCATCTTACTTCTTCCGTTCGTAGAAATGCTTCCCAATGTGGGAGGGTAAACGGCGGAGGATGCGAGCATCTGCTAGAAAGAGGTCGAAATTGCCCAGAAGTCTTCTCTTGGCTTCAAAAGACTTATATTCGGTTTTCAGAGCTTTGAAGGGAATcacctatttaaaaaaaaaaaaaaaaagagcattacGTTTGTATATTCTACAAGATCGGTTACCAAAAGCTCGGAGTACAACAAAGACATCTGTTTGTTTCAAAGGTCGTAGGGACAAGATCCAACAATGGCGGACGCTCGTCTGGAATCAACTCTGATTTACTCTTGCACTGTTTTGACCCATGTTCCACCACCGAGACAGGAGGACAGGGTTTGCTGGAGTGCCAGTATAGCGCACATTTCACACCACAAATTTAACAAACATGCATCCCATACCTTAGGGTTACAGTTCAGACCCTTCTGTGTGAGTAACTTTGTGTAGAACCGCTCAGTCTGGTCTGCACTCATGTTAGGTTCATCCCGGGTGAAAAGGCACACGTCAGCAGACTCTGTATGGAGCCCATGAGGTAAAGGActggaaaaaacaaacagaacatttGTTAGAAGGCAAGTttggagggttttttttattattagggGGAAAGGGGGTCTTTTAAATTTCTCAACATCATCCACTTTCCCACAGAGTAGTGGCTTTCAGCTTAGGGACtatataattaaaaacactTCAATTCAAAACATTCACAAATCAGGACAGAATTTCAACTGCGCTAGGCTCTTGGTCGTGTCTCCCTTGCAAAATCGATTCTCttaaagagactgtccttgggccagtggcagctcagtggttagcgcactgggttattgatggcGACATCAATATCAAAGCCAAAACTCTgtcaagttgccactgttgggcccttaaccctctctgctccacagATGCTGCAGCGAAGGCTATCCAACACAAATATTGAaagttgaaaataataaaataaatgaatgaggcAAAGTTGCAACAACAATCTGATTTTCACTTTCGATTGGCATTTCAaaaagtaatgtttaatatttaccAGAAGATCTTGGATAAATGAGCATGGGACTATGTAAAACCTTTTATTCTGAATCTGGACAGGGCTAAGAGttctagggctgcacaatattggaaTAAAAGGAAATTGCGATTTGTTGTTTTATATATGTAGTAGGGTTTAACATTGTTTACTGAGTTTGGAGTGTTTGCACCAACACAGCCGTTCATGGGACACCGCAGCATTACAAGCTTCACCAGATCGACACATCGGAAATTGCCAAGATGCAATCAAAAATAATACAGCAACACTGACATGGTTTAAAACACTGTATTCAAAACTTACCTTCGGAGTATTCTGAAAAGTTTACATAGTGAATATTATTGGTGGTAGAGATTTTAGCCCCTTAAAAATTAGTATCAATTACAACGTATTTTATTGGTTGGGTCAGACTCTTAACATGACAATATAAAAATGATAGTATTAGAATCATTTCTTATTCATTTCAAGCAACATTCGAATAACTGCATTTGTTCCAACTGGAAACTCATAGCATGCATTACTGCAGCAGAGAGGCCGATGCTGATCTCTCCTGATCCTGTTTTCACTCAGACTGCCATGACAAAGACAGCCAAGTAAAACTTACATGCGGATGGTCTGATTCTCTTTGGGGACCTTCCATAATGTCAGGAGGAGACAGATCTGCTGACTCTCGTTAAGAAAGTCGTTCTTGGGTGAGGTGCTCTTTAAATAAGCCTGTAGAGCCTGCACAGCTTTCTTCACCTGCAAACCAGACAGCATGGGAATTAATCACACACCAATTAGAGTTACTAACAAAAGTAAAACCACCTCtgaacatcagcagcagctgcattAACGATCAGAGTCACGTTAGTGAACCAAGAAAAGGTTAGTGTTAACTAGTGATGTGTGGATCAGATGTACATTGGAGAAAGTGGAACGTGTCTGAGAGCAGTGTATCGTGGTCCAGCCTTAAGAGTTTGTACAACTTTCAGACTGAAACCTAAGGAAGCTTTATTACCCTGAGTGTTGTTGAGAACATCGACCCAGAACTCTTGGTTTAAACACGACAATAATCATTACTGTTTCTAATAATCTGATCCCTTACATTTCCACTGGCTAACTAACGTATCTTCAACAGCACACTAGTACAAGACtacactagctagctatgtaCCCAGTGAGCTGTTTAAAAGGTAGATACGACCGAAAACTCAATCAAAAGCAATAAAACGTTCAAACTTTTTCCTGCAATGACAAAATATTATTTGCTACATAACAATAAAAGCATAAGGAAGTTACGAAGGGAAATATCTGAGCTGAGTCTGGCTCCTCTATAAACACGCTCGTTAGCTGATAGCTAACCTAGCTCACCGCACGTCCTGTTTTAATCAGTTTAACACATTTCTCACGGGCAGGTTCCAGTACGTacaactcacacacacgcgTATACACACCCGCCTGACCAGAAACTAAACAGTAACACAAACAAACTGCGAGAATTTTACCTGATAGGTGTCGAGGTTGATCTTTTCCCCTGCTGAAGGCTCCATGGCACACGTGTGGAAGAACAaaaccacgcatgcgcggcgaGCGTCATTACGTCAGCACGTCCGTCCTGACGCAGAGTTTAAACGcaacagtagtaataataataataatttattattcacTACATTATTTACTATAAACCCGCACTAAAGCATATTTAATTAGGTATGTATTTAATTCGTATTGCACGTTTATACGTTTACTGATTTATTCACTTTTCCACCACAATTTatattaatatccttgattttctATCTGGTCAAATGGGACTGTTATAACAAACCGACAGAAAATCCCAATTTAATTCTgaataaaagcataaaaaattaaaatgactACTGGTAGATGTTCGTCACATAAAATTAGTTTACATTACTGAAGTGCACCATCAGCCCAGCAGGTGGTGCTGTACATAAAGTGAGCTCACCAagatatatatagtatttttgaATATTAATTAACTGGTGAGAAATGCCGATTCTTACCTAGGTCCAGGTGGAATTTTGGTGTTTTGCTATTGCTTTAAAGGAAAGCAAGAAGTGTTTGATTTTTATGAAGCTCCACAAATGATAAAACAATCTTTAATGggtatttcttttctttctcagaaCAATGAATCATGTGAGTAGGGAGATATTGGCGAATGGTGTATTAGTGCCATCTACAGGGCAGAGTGGGTAATGCACTTTTTCATCTTCAGAGAATTGTCCTTTAACTACCTCTCTGAATTACCTAATTATGTCATGATAATTATCTCAAGATAATATTCCAATATGAAAATCTTGAGATAATTTACACTTGAGCACAATGTTTTTTATCCATTatccaaaaaaaacccaatcaTTTCCCCTCCTCGTGTCCACTTGAGAGCTCTGTAGACCTTAAGTTGACTTGTTTGCTTTGAGTGCATGTTCAGTCCATCTATTCACAGTATTTCAAGTGTGTATCAATGAGGCTGTTCAATGTAGGCAAGAAATGGCACAAAACAGACATGTCTACAGTTCTGCTTCATGAATGCAATATGGAAAAAAGAGAACAAGAAGGATGAGATGACCAATTTAAGATTTTATTATTTAGGAAGGTTAATGGTGACATCTCCAACAGGAGCATGTACATCTGTGAATCTTAAACTGAATGGCGTGAGTGACCCTAACATCACAGTTACGTTGTATTTGAGCACTTATTGTCTCTGTATTTCTTTAGGGTAAGTCATTACCAGTTATGATGTGCGTGATCTTTGTCGTGAATGGGGTTCTAATTGGTTACGTTCAGACAGCAGCCGATCATGATAACGCTAATAGTTGATTGGATTGGGGGGTTTATATAAAACACCAGTTTCTGACTGAAATGCATGCACATGGTCCAAACCACAGCTGTAATGTATTTTCTGAAAGTCTGATCTAGAAGAGGATCAGACAGATATCAGATATGCGAAGATGACTTAGATGTGACTACCTGTATGAACACAATTTTTAAGGGCTCCATTCTGTTCCTGTGCCCACTGTCCACAGCCAGTCTGAAACTGCCTATCATCACAGTATCTGAAAAGAAGGCAACGTTGGTCACTGACTAAGCAAATGGAGGCCATTTCTATGTAAGGATCAGCAGGGTGAGCTGTGACCCCCTAATCAACTGTTCACACGAGCTTAGATCCTAGTGACCATTCTGagattcctttaaaaaaaatccccaCTCTTTACATCATCAGTTTCAGGCTGCTTGAGGACGGTTAACAAGGAAACGACTTTAATCTTTTAAACCCGTAGGCAGGTAAAAAGCCAGAAGTTTAAAACAAGATTGCATCAATTTTACCATTGAATGTAGGCCAGTGGAGAGGGGCTGGCTTTTAAAATGGGGCTACATGAGTGGCATAGCTGAGCTCTCAATATGAGAAAGCTGTCACACTGAGCTTTTTTCTATAATATTGTTCTTTCTAAAACGTATTCTCTTATTGTCCGTTTTCAAACatatttctctcatttcttttagATTTATCTGCAAATAAGAGAATGGAGCAGAGTGGAGGAATCCGGTTGGTGGGCCGCTGCGTCCTCCCCCTCAATCCAGAGAGCAGCAGAAGGGTCTTTCTGACCTCAGTTACTCCTTCTCTGGTACCAGCTTCAACACCTTGCCAATAGCAATAGTTTTACCTGCAGAGGAAAAAAATGAGAGCACACATAATCTAAGCTGCACTTAGTACACATACCTTCTTTCAGACAATGAGAATCTTCAGAACCTTCACATTTTGTCATATTTTAGGTTGCAACTAATCTCTATTACAGTGATGCTTCAGCCAATAAAACAACTTTGTGGCCCAAATATAAGGTAAATACAGGTCTCAGGATGCAACATAATATTGTAAATTTGCATATATATcaatgtcatacagtgtcaagCACAACATAACTATGCCTACGTAAGATGTAAAGAAAGTGGGTATTGTTTAAGAGAGGCAGTTACATGTACATTAGTCTTAAAGCTCCAGTACAAAACTAATGAAGCCAATTTCAGACACTAATTATGTTCCGGCAGAACAACTACATCTGGGGTAAGGGAAGAAACTTGAAGCCGGAGCTTCAAACAAAATCAGGAACTCTACAACACAGTAAACGCTGGCCCCATCATCTAGAGATCATAAGTCTGATCCCTTTCAATTCTACAAGCTATGGCCAGGAGCCCAAGAAAGCATTATCAGCCTCGTTCTCTCTctaggtgggtaggatggcctaCACTCTCACTTTCAGTCAGAGCTGGCCAGTACAGGTGTAGTAGTACTGCCAGTACAGCTTCAGGCACATGTCTCTGCATCGTGTTGCAGAGGGAGACCTAACCTACAAATGGAACTGGACACTAAGTCAGAAAGAATATTGGGCAAAGATCAGGGATAGCTGAGCAAGTTCGTCAATTAATCTCAAGAGTACCTCGTTATGTTCATCAGCCGACAAAAAGTAATACTACTGCTTCAGTGATGTTCTTTTTAACAAGCCATTTAATGGAAAAAGACGTAGCAGCAGTTAATTTTCATTCTACTGCTttgccagcatgaccaaaagCGTTAGAAAATAGACAAATGGGCCTGTAAAAGCCATTCACTCATATTTTACATACCAGTCTGGAGTAAAGGCAGGTTAAAGGCAGTCAAAACACTGGGACTGGGGGAGCTCCCAAGTGCTGCAGCCATATCTGCATCGGCCCAATAACTGTGAGAACACCAGTTTGAGCTTCAAtcatgccacagccatccatagCTAGTAGCCACAGAGAGCAGAACTGACCTCACTGGGTAGCTCCTTAGAATGAGCCCCCCTGGCTATTCCTTTACTTAGCTGAtgcaacagaactggcagttatcGTTCTCCAAACATGTAAAGGTCTCCAAAGACGTTGAGTCAAAGGCAGTCCTGCCAcaggtagcattgtgtgatggtGGGATTCTTAGATAGTGGGCAGGGATTAGAAATGACTAATCTGGGAAGCAAATTGGGATCCAGTAATGACTGCAGGTATCTGAGCTCTTACCCTCATCCCTCAAAGTGAACCGACCCATCTGTGGGAAGTCTTTAAACGTCTCTAAGCAGATGGTTCCCGCCGTTCTGAGACGGGCAATGCATACTTGGTCTTGTTTGACAAAACGGGGGCGCGTCTTGCTCTTCTCTCCTGTCTTCTTGTCCACCAGACAGATTAAGGCCTTTGAGCAGAAGAGGGAAATAATGCAGAAGAAATGGGGTTAGAAATGAACAACAGGCACAGAAACATGTTACAAGGAGACAGACACCAGTTTCAGTTACCGTTATCTGCACTTCCTCTATGCAGGTGTGGATGTGTAGGACTGCATTGTAACCTGGACATATAATGGATTTGTGTTCAATAATGACAATCTgtaggggaaaaaaagacagaggACAAAGAATGAGGCAAAAACATGACAACTCCTCTCTCAGTAAGCAACTACAGTCAGTGTTCTACCTGAGCATCAAACGTGCGCCCTGAGTGGCAAAGGTTTTCAGCATTGCATAGGATAAAGCCAGGCAGAATCTCCTCCTCTTCGATGCCTTTGAGGCGCAGTTTCAGGTTCTCTCCGGGCCCTGCATCGTCCGTCTCGACTTCATCAGACAGCAGGCTCAGCACCTCAACAGTGTGCTGCGAAAATGTCACACAGCACGTCTCACTCACACAAATCCTAAACTCCAGAGATGCCTTAATTTAAAGCATTGGTTGATGTAAGATACAATTACAGTGAGCATTCAAAACTGTAATTTATACTGCAGATAGATCAGGTTCTGAAAATCTGACTACCTGAACTATGTTCAAAGCCACTGTTTAGTAGCTTGTTGAAGATACACCGATCAATTATATTAAGAACTATACATGCAGCTGACTTAAATGCAGCTGCAAAGTCCAGAAAGTGGACCTCAGTCCTTATCTGAAACAGCTACACTGGTTTCTGGTGTACTTTACGGCCTATTTTTAAACAATGTTACTGGTGTACACAGCCCCTAATGGTTTAGCACTTCTGTATCTAACAGAAAGTCTAGATATTTATAACTCAACACATGATCTTAAGATTATGAAATACTGGTCTTTTATAAATCCTACATGTGCAGTCCAGAAAGGGTGGAGAAACATCTTTTAGTTAGTATTCTTCTAAACGGTGGAGCTTGTTACCTCTTTAAGTCAGGCAGATGAATTCAGGGTTCACATTAATGTGATTATTAAAATcacatatatgtgtgtagttgtttttatttttgaaagCACCCCGAGCTGCTATGTATATAAAATGTGACTTATAAAttaagcttattattattacaaagtAATGCAGGTGGGgttaaacaacaaaaacatgttctacagtggccaagtcaaagtctaGATCTCAATCCAATCAAGCAACTGGGGTATTATCTGAACAGTTTGAAATTTAAAACATATGACTGTATACATCAAGCGAATTCTGTATTGATGAGCAACTAcgtgtatttttttgtttttttggtcaaTTTATCATAATGTATTTTGTAGCTGTTGTAGAACAGTAACAAAATACTGAATGCAATGTGTAACAGTGATTTTCCCAAACtgttgtaaacactgtaaaaacatgtCACATGGTCTCACTGTTTTAATAAACTTACCCTATTTGGCATCATTATGAGTTGTTGTGCTTTGCTAATTGTTCCTGATTCCAGTTTTCCAAGGACCACAGTACCCATGTCctgcacagaaaaaaataagaaaatgaaaaaaaaaaacaaccaaccaaacaaacaaaaatcatcACAGGCTCAGTCAatcacatttttattacataaGCAGTATACAGCATGCAACTCCTTGCATGTATATTACAGTTTAGAACAGTCAGGCCATCTCTAGAGCTTATAGATTTTATATTGTCCTAAAACATTCTGCCGAGACCATGTGAACTTGCTTTGTACGGCCAACAATAAGGTTTATGAGGGTCATGCACCAAAACCAGCTGTAATTCATATGTTATATACACTGCCACTCAAAAGATCACTTCTGATGTTTTCAGTAGTCTACTGGAAGTGTTGCATGGTCCAGGCAAGCCTTTCTTTCCTATTTTGCCATCTTAGCAATGGCGTGCTTTACTGGCACTACACCTGCTGAACCTGCAGCTTCAAGTCTTCTcttcacagtggaaactgagacttggtccagtgttaagTTGAACTagaaggtgttgctatgtgagCTGTCTATCACACAAGATGCTGACTTTCACAAACttgtcttctgatgctgttgaGGATGTGCAAGGCTGGAGTTTCAGACCTTTTCCTGCACCTGTtaagttttttttccattttccaagAAGTCTTTTGA includes:
- the rsl1d1 gene encoding ribosomal L1 domain-containing protein 1 yields the protein MEPSAGEKINLDTYQVKKAVQALQAYLKSTSPKNDFLNESQQICLLLTLWKVPKENQTIRIPLPHGLHTESADVCLFTRDEPNMSADQTERFYTKLLTQKGLNCNPKVIPFKALKTEYKSFEAKRRLLGNFDLFLADARILRRLPSHIGKHFYERKKVPLSVDLESKHMVRDMERLIQGTTLKVTKKGSCCMVRVAHTGMTTDEVVENIVTAVNTVSSKLHMKGKCIKVIHLKSHTSVALPIYTSDLSHLTLLEEELQKAGLAKRTQAVKKKKSSTKKAGLKRKTTEKAGLKNKEKKHAEAGTESKVEDVEAHEEIPQLVPIETPSKKTKLETPSKAGPKKAPKPTTGNRNLKPRPGQRKPGKKAPVQKKTRVTSA